GTACTAAGGGTCCCTATTAGAGGGAAGTGGtttagctaaaaaaaacacttttagtcTGTAAAAACTGTGGATTTCCTTTCCATCTcagtgaagtaaaaaaaacacttgagcAGATAcccaataacaaaaataacttttttttatcaattccACCCACTTTACATTTACTTACTCCTCTGCACCGAGCCAGTATCAAAGACACACAAGGTCAACAAGGTTTTCAGATGATAAGGAACCTCTCTTCTGAACAATATGACCAGAGAAAAAGCACCTTTCACAGGGTGCAGATGTACTTCAGACTGCTGTGTGGGTCTGGATGTCGTGAGTGCACAAAAGCCTCCTCTAGAGTAGCTGTCAGTACTCTGTCAATGTGAAACCTTCCATggttactgtccacacactgggctgtCACATAGATGTGCTTTTAGCCTGGTATCTTTCAATGTTTTATAGGgctgtctattttttttttttaaagattcccAAAATTCAAAGGTTGTtatttcaatgtatttcttcacGAGTAACATATATactgatttttacacatcagaacactcacaggGGGTCTGCTTTATCCTCACAAATTTGTACAGATGGACAAAgtagttattacactttttatcacgGTTTTGTCATTTTCGGAGAAGAGGCCAAAAAGCACTCTGTGTTGACCACTTTTGCTTCTTTAGCATCCAAAGATCCAAACATCCCACACTCAGTGTGAAACAATAATAAGGTCTTCCTTGTGTCCACTCAGGATAACTTCAACACATAAACCTGGTTCAAggttcattcctttttttttagagtGTCTTCTCGTGGAGGACATAAGCAGTATTTTTATAATGTAGACAGGGTGCAACAAAAGGAGTATTGCTTTTGTTTGCAGATTATCTGGTGCGTGCTGTAACAAAAGAACATGTGCTTTCAGTCATTTATATTAGCACTTGAGGTTTAGGAATCTCACAGAATTACCTAATGAGTGTTATCAGTGTTAAAATACCATCTATACCTCAGAAATCAATGAAACGGTAGCAGATTCAATCTTAATCAGAATTATTCAACTATATACAGTGGTTGAATAATCTGTTTAGGAGAAATACAAGACCTATCATCgtcaaaagattaaaaaacagattctaaAGGCAGCAGTGTTTATCAGTGTTCATCAGAGTTTAAGTGAAGTTCTTGTCGGTGATTAAACAGCTTCTGAAACAGGGCGGACCTTCGATATGTTTACTGCACTTTCTTGGATTGCTTGGTGAAAGGCAGGATCCTTCTCAAACGCAAAGTCTTCATAGATGCTTATATAATATTGTGTCCTGAACATGAAGGACCCTGAGATGAATCAACCTCGTCTCTCTTCTCATGCGCCACATTTAAAACTATCACTTTTTATCTGAGTTATAGATGTAGGCACATTTGTGCTTCAACTAATCAGTGTATTGTGGACATTTGAAAAGTAATACATTATGCATAATGTATATCTGCTTGCCAGTTTAAAGGATTTAATGACCTCGACATTGCCTTATAATCCCAATAAAATCTTCCCTGCATTAATGAGCTTAGAGTAACAGCTGGTATACGGCACGGTCCACTGACCTGATGGTGATGATCTGGCCAAAGTCCAGCTCGTAATTGTTAACTTGTGCGATGAATATTGCTGCCACGGCCTCGTAGAGAGCTGTGCCGTCCATGTTGATGGTGGCGCCCACAGGGAGCACAAAGCGGATGATGCGGCGGTCAATGTGGTTGTTCTCTAAGAGGCACTTGAAGGTTATAGGCAATGTGGCAGAGCTGAGGAAGACAGAGAAGAGGACAGAGAACTCAGAACAATCAACGGTCAGGTGATAAGAATGCCATTATTTATGAGTCACGGGCATGTGTGGCGTGGACCAGTGGTGTTTGCTATGGTATGAGAAACAGATGGAACCCTTATGAAACATTCAGGATGCAGGTTATGCTTCAACAAAGTGAATAAAGAACTCGGTGAATCTCCATACATATTGCCGTCTCCAGTCGGCCGCGACAAAGATTGATTGCTCAACATTGATTGCGCCATGCCAAAACCAAATCATGTGAAATCACACAACCGTCATTGCTAGGGAGCATTTTCCAAATAAATCTGTGTTCCAGATTTTCAGTTTGTGGCTTTTCTGTGGTCCAGGCAGCCACTGGGTTGCTTTCATTTCTCTATGTgggtagaaaaagaaaacacaaagtctACCACAGCAAAACTGTCGCTAATCAGACACAACATACCTGATCACTGTCGGTGTTCACTAAATACACTGAACGTCTGGTAAAGAGAAGGTGTCGAAAATATCAACAACATGTGCATGCATGGATACGGATGGGTGGGCGCCAGTCTACTCAAATGTGTGGAATGCTCCTTTAAATTCCCATCTCCTCCCACGCACCAGATGTTTCCTGAGCTCAGtagcaacaaaaacaagtttgttcTCCCGTAGTCATTTCCTTTACCTGGAAGAAGTCGCCAGGGCAATGAGTAGGGCTTGCAGGATTCCCCGTATATAAACGATGGGGCTCTTTTTGGTGATGAAGAAGTACATGGAAGGCAGGATGAACAGGCCGTGCAACACCAGCCCAAACACCACGGTAACGGCGTAGAAGCCCAGCTTTTTCCCCATGGCTGAGGGGTCACTCATCTCCAGGATCTTACCGGCCACAAGGAACACGATGCCGAACGGGAAGTACCTGCCAGGACGAGGTGTAATTAAAAGGGCTGCAATGGTACAACAAGATTTAAAATCAGTTCAGTAATTGTGTACACTATCCTTCCTTTTTAAAGTACATGTTAACGGTTCTAACATCTAGAGACATATTCTGCATGAAAACAGCAGGAATGTCATATCAGCTAACTTCCATCAAATTGTAGAATCCATACATTTACTTGATTGAGGGGGGCTTTCTGTACTCTCACCCTGTGCCGCCTGCTTTGTTATTTATCTATCAGATATCTCTATCAGATGGGTTGCATGGATTCAGTGTTGACACTGATGTTTAGGTGATCTTTTGGTATCAGGAGTGGGTGGCGCTGTGGTAGCGCATTCAAGTTATGAAGTGATTCAAGCCTTGAGCATGACACTATGATGAGATTGTGACAATCTTTTCTTTCGTCTGAATCAACGTATGTTTGGATGAGGTTTTTACCATATAACAATAGCAACAATTCTAAGGACGGCCTCATTCAGGCTCTGGCAGAAGTTCACCAAGGCGCTGCCATTTGGTCCCATTCTTCCCAACATGATTCCTGTGGAAATAAATGGCACCATCGTTAAAACGATGGACTGAAGCATTTAAATTGGGCCTGATGAATTCTGCCTGTAGCCCCTACCCATTTTACCCATGGTAGCAGAAAATATAACAATTCCAAGGACGTTCATTCCGTCGCTTGTTCCTTCCCGAATGCGAACAAGCACATCGGGAGGCGGAGTCAGGTCAAGGGCAAAGTTCTGGACGTCGGTTCCATTATCGTCCTGGATGCCATAAATGAGCGCTCGCCGCGTGGTGGACTCTGATTGGGCCTGACTCACCGTTGGCTTGGGTATCAAAGTGTACTCGCTGCTTGTTCGATACTGTTGCCAGGGAATAGAAACAGAATCAGAAAGAGTCCTAACATTTGTGTTTCAAAGTGATGTGTGATGTGGATTGTCTcacctgctgaaatgtggcctGGACCAAGTTAGATGGGAACATGTTGCTGTGAAGGAAGGATGCACAtttattaaaacacttttttgtatGGCTCAGATATGAAGAACTGTAGGAAAAAACGCAAACCATTAAATACCTTTTTCCATTAGATTATTACGTTTTAACATCGTTATGCTTGTATATTATAAGAAAACATTTCATGTTACATTCTTCCATATCTATATCAATCACACCCTTCTTCACAAGGTTTTTGTTCTGTTGACGGACCTGGCAGTGAGTCAGAGTCAGTAGGCTTCAAATAAATCATCCCAGTGTTCACAGCAAACTGATTTAATAAAGAACAGGAGCCTGAAGTGCGACATGCAGCTTTCTCTCTagtacatattttaaaatacGGGAACtgaaaagctttaaaaatcaaACGTTGTCTTTGgtgcaaaattcaaaacactCTGAAAAATTGTGAGGATGACAtttcactgtaacaaattgatgtaaatttacggtgcatttctaacggtatcttacagtaggtcataataactgtaacatacagttaaatttccatcccttgattgtaaattaacggccaatgtcatgaataaacagttaaagctgtccaTTTACGATAACAGCAGACTACCgcaattcaactgcatgttacatatattttatgaagtggtggaaatacacatacaagtgcagtgaatcaaaATCTATcgacatctgttgtaggttaatggaTGGAAGCCCATATCAGCCACTGAAGTCATTAtaatgagatacgatgatgactttgacttacaggacattactatacatgcagccgtcacttttatccaaaacacccatggtttgacataatttatgtggagtaattgggggttgggtgtcttgctcagggacaatccaacttggcacagggagcagccaggattcgaaccgccgACCTTATGCTGCatagcacaccctccctatcccatgcgccgccttagCTGTCATTTCAGATGTACAGTCAGATGGAGGTTATGTCGATCCTACCGGATGAGGTCCAGCAGAGCATCAGCTGAACTCATGATAGGCTTGCCGCTATCCTCAGAGTCCTCTTTCTGGGCTGCACCGCCTGGGTGGATTATGGAGACCATGATGATTCCCACTACCACGGCAACAAAGGTGGTCCACAGGTAATAGGACACTGTGATCAAACCGAGCCGACTGGAACACTTGGCGTCGAGGGCTGCCAGTCCTGACATCAAACTGGGAAGAAACATTGGAATAAAGTTGAGGTTAAAATATTCGTTTAGACATGAAAGCTTCTTCTACCACAGCGTGTTCTCCCTCCTGTTCAAAAGTGACTTAAAATATCAGTCAGCCATTCATATGTCAGTGTGACTTTTTCCAATGTAACAAGTCCTCCAAGCTAAGCAATAAAATGGTCCATACCATCTGTAACAACATTTGGAAGCATTTTCAATTAACTATCGGTTATTCAAATGGGGTGTTTACCATGTTCATAAAATGGTGCACTTTAATGTTGCACGGTGCACTTTAGCGTGTGCCTAATGCATATAATTATATAGCTTGCTCTTCAgtgtcttcttttcttctctcttttagaTCTGTTTCTATGTGCAAGGAGGGCAAAGTAAAATAAGAATTTCATTGTACACAGTAACTCTGTTAACGTGTtcacatgacaataaatatcaTGAATCTTTTGAATCTTCATCAATCACTATCACAGGCCCCTTCGTGTGCTTTTCAGACATGGTGGAGACCGTGCAACTACATTTTTGGTCGATGGTAAGTATTATATTTGCAATGTTCATATGGTTGTCATTATTCCTTGGCATTTCCTGTATTACGTAACAGCCTCGAAAATAATTCCTCAGTTGAATTGCTATTTGATactaaaaaaatctaaatgttacTGATATTCAATTATGTTCATTAGGGCTACTGTTGGCCACCTCTCTATAATCTCTAATATTCTTGTCCAAAGGTGGCAATAATTGCTAAATTGTCAAAGCCTCTACagaaaatggttaaaaaaaaatgattgtggGGGGCCGTCACTATCCGACACCATTgtttgctgacctctgacccgtcGCTTCACCTCCGCAACTTGCGTAACTGTAACGCTGGCGGCCTCGTGAATAAATagtaatttatttatgtgtgcattGTAATTTATTTCTAAATCCTTCTCTGTGCATTTGCAAATCCAACAtatttgtgaattccgttccgtgcgcatttgtgaatcttttttgtttgcatCTGTCAGTCATTCTGTGTGCCTTTTCAATTTTTGAGACCGATCTGACCCCATAGATATATAGTCTGTGCTCAGGTTCAAACCTTAATTGTTAGATATTTGACTATTGCCATATTGAGTGTACACCAATTATGAGAAATCATTTGATAGATTGGTTATTGATGCCAAACCATAAAAATATGTTGTGAAATGAAGTTTTAACACGAGCCAAACACTAGCAGCAACTCTTTATTTGCAATTCTAAAGATATACTGTGTAGTTTATTTCGGTGCAGGTCaaccctgtgtttgtttgtcgttaGGGAATTAACCTCTGCTCTTTTGTTATTAACATATttgtcaaagcagaaatcagtttttagctttttatttgtattagtcATTTAACTTCTTCAGcgcaactctctacatcttgAGATTTTCAGAGAGCTCCAAACATTGAGCAACACatctttattaaatatttatcttCACACAAATGCTGGCaacttaattttattttttgacgGCTCTTTCCAACCGCCAAAGATATTCCAAATCTTTGAGACTGCATATCTTTTTCCAAAGATATGAGACTGCATTCAAAGTAAAACAAGGGGATGAATGGCTTTCTTCAGGGTATTGCGTTTGCTCATAGTCTCCGGAGGCAAAACATTTTGAGAGCTAAACTGTTGCTTCAAATCCGTTCAGTAATGCATATGAATAATTCACACAGTCTATAAAGAAGAGTGCTTCGACTCGCTTCTTCATTATCACCAGAAGGTCCACCAGAAGCCACATAGAGAGCAATGTAATTACAGAGCCAAGCTGGCATAACATCAGTGTCAGTGGTTTGAGTGATTTCTCTTGTGAATGTAAAGAGGCTTAATCCTCCACAGCTCTCATTCAGGACCAGGAGGCCACACAGTGATGAGTAGATACTGAACGCTTCCAAAACAGCAGCTAGCTATAAGGAAAGgattctctgtctgtgtgtgtccttcccagATATGGAGAAATGACAATTCTGACAATTCTGCTCATTGACTGGACGTTACAACTCAACTCGTCTCCGCTTCCCTgcacagcaaatttcagagagttaaattgactctgcgAGATTGAATTTTAACCCTatgctggtgtttatattgtcctaatcttgtcagtgttaaatcaacactcaacaaaGTGTTAAGTTAACTgtgaataagtgtcaaaaataaatctgcccagagttaaatacattacatgtcatttatctgacacccaaagcaacttacattgcatttttaacccatagtttttacattttagcctggggagcaattaggggttaactgtcttgctcagggacactttgacatgggacacgTAGCAGCCGGGATTCAAACCACCAAACTTGCGGCTCCAGGCTCACCCTCTCCCCCTTGCGCCACAGTATGTAGAGTTAAATTGaacaccaagaagtgtgacactgtacagttacaTCTCAAACCTATaaaaagagttaatttaactttACTAAGTGTTgcaaatgaatctgatcttgacactggataatgactccagctctttcctacaattgactctgtaagagttgaatcaactttttgcagtgtgatctCAATTCTGCACTTGAAACACTTTTGCCGAACACCGAACAATTAACTCCAAGAATTTTGCCGTGTGGAGACGGCCGAGCACCATGGAACTCTGCGATTACACCCTCCTCGTCTGTTACGCGATGGGCCCAAAAATACTTCCTTCACCGTCAGACCTACATTGTGAAAGACACACTCTTTCAGCTTCCCACTGTGAATGCATAAACCGATAAACGATTAGGTTTGAGTCATGTAATTCAAAATTAGCGAATTGTCCTATTAGGGAAGAGTTAAAGGAAATGTCTGTGCGCTTGCTCCCTGTGGATTTTGGTAATGGATAATAATGGAGTGAGGTCACTGGCTCCGAAATTTGGTGCTATGCTTCATAACCAGAGCTTTATACTTCAAATAGTAGGCCTGCTGATGTTTCTGGAATGTTCAAAGAATGTTCACTTCAAAGACTTAAATACttcacattttgattaaaactaGAGCATGCATTCTTTGGAACATTAATGAAGGACAGGTGATTTGTGAGCCCTCATTTACTATTTGTGCAatcatcatgtttttttcagcTTGGTTCTACGTGTCTTTTGTGAGACTTAAAGTCCTTTTTATGTTGTCTTGTGTGGTGTTCCTTACTTCATATAAAACAATCTACCTTTTAAAAGGGTATTTTTTTAACTGAGTCTGGTTCA
This Gasterosteus aculeatus chromosome 8, fGasAcu3.hap1.1, whole genome shotgun sequence DNA region includes the following protein-coding sequences:
- the slc1a7b gene encoding solute carrier family 1 member 7b encodes the protein MALDAVWLRVKNVCKQNGLLIMSVLAVVIGCLLGFFLRTRRLTEQEVKYFQFPGELLMRMLKMLILPLVVSSLMSGLAALDAKCSSRLGLITVSYYLWTTFVAVVVGIIMVSIIHPGGAAQKEDSEDSGKPIMSSADALLDLIRNMFPSNLVQATFQQYRTSSEYTLIPKPTVSQAQSESTTRRALIYGIQDDNGTDVQNFALDLTPPPDVLVRIREGTSDGMNVLGIVIFSATMGIMLGRMGPNGSALVNFCQSLNEAVLRIVAIVIWYFPFGIVFLVAGKILEMSDPSAMGKKLGFYAVTVVFGLVLHGLFILPSMYFFITKKSPIVYIRGILQALLIALATSSSSATLPITFKCLLENNHIDRRIIRFVLPVGATINMDGTALYEAVAAIFIAQVNNYELDFGQIITISITATAASIGAAGIPQAGLVTMVIVLTSVGLPTDDITLIIAVDWALDRFRTMVNVMGDALATGIMAHICRKDFMKEGDGVPLICEPKPVLNTPLLMNCHNNNGNYRPPSSGVKHELVPSDVARLMQLEEGVRPPSERKEPPIPPRHLKKSKEHCSIDMNGLETNV